Proteins co-encoded in one Deltaproteobacteria bacterium genomic window:
- a CDS encoding BamA/TamA family outer membrane protein — MSKIIGLLACLTVLTFSFGASGAKLSPEDLEKKKEGWYPTGLPLINFTTDAGLGYGLRLYGYNNGLPDDPHYDESPYFMRLYGQFFQTTGGQSYHRVDLDMPYLIGSEYRLKAVLEYVAVLNANYFGDTAADADRGLGVGGTYFNDWGSYLDYVTPGSSEVSTAATSLRMFNNYQRRKFYGLLKVSRPFFDLIEVEAGLEFGYVAITDWHDKTGTYGDVEETFAETRLTLAAQSDDFIGYDGGWVNVLHFGLRIDERDFEPNPKTGYLAEYNLDISGKFLGSNYDFVRQTFSVRGFHTFWDRLTLAGRLAMTYASGDVPFFELGKMNFTNGTATAMGGSRTNRGYLEERFLARGYTLAQFDVRYFVGEVVVWGQRFGLQPFAFIDVGNVYDTFGDIFAKPRFGEYRPSYGGGFVVPWNLTTIVHCFAGFSSEGIMTLSMNFEHAF; from the coding sequence ATGAGTAAAATTATCGGCTTATTGGCTTGCTTAACTGTGCTTACTTTTTCATTTGGCGCCAGTGGGGCCAAGCTTTCACCAGAAGATCTGGAGAAGAAAAAGGAAGGTTGGTACCCGACGGGGCTTCCTTTGATTAACTTCACGACGGACGCGGGCCTGGGTTATGGTCTGCGGTTGTATGGTTACAACAACGGTCTTCCCGACGATCCTCACTATGATGAGTCGCCTTACTTTATGCGTCTCTACGGTCAGTTCTTTCAGACCACCGGTGGTCAATCGTATCATAGAGTTGATCTCGATATGCCCTACCTCATTGGTAGCGAATACAGGCTCAAGGCGGTTCTTGAATATGTTGCGGTTTTGAACGCGAACTATTTCGGTGACACGGCAGCAGATGCAGACCGGGGCTTGGGAGTCGGTGGCACATACTTTAATGACTGGGGTTCGTACCTGGACTACGTGACGCCGGGCAGCTCCGAAGTGAGCACTGCTGCTACGAGCCTACGTATGTTCAATAATTATCAGCGTAGAAAATTTTACGGATTGCTCAAGGTGAGCCGCCCTTTCTTTGATCTCATTGAAGTTGAGGCAGGGTTGGAGTTTGGTTACGTGGCCATCACTGATTGGCACGACAAGACGGGTACCTATGGCGATGTAGAAGAAACTTTCGCCGAAACACGCCTAACGCTTGCCGCACAGTCAGATGATTTTATTGGGTATGACGGTGGTTGGGTTAATGTTTTACATTTCGGCTTACGAATCGATGAACGCGATTTCGAGCCCAACCCCAAGACTGGCTATCTGGCCGAATATAATCTCGATATCAGTGGGAAATTCTTAGGTTCGAACTATGATTTCGTACGGCAAACTTTTAGCGTGCGCGGCTTCCATACTTTTTGGGACAGGCTGACCTTGGCTGGCCGTTTGGCCATGACTTATGCATCTGGGGACGTGCCTTTTTTCGAGCTGGGGAAAATGAATTTCACCAACGGTACAGCCACGGCCATGGGTGGCTCACGGACAAACCGCGGCTATTTGGAAGAAAGATTCTTGGCCCGCGGTTATACGCTCGCGCAGTTTGATGTTCGATACTTTGTAGGCGAAGTTGTTGTTTGGGGGCAGCGGTTTGGCTTACAGCCCTTTGCTTTTATTGATGTAGGGAACGTCTACGACACCTTTGGTGATATTTTCGCTAAACCTCGATTTGGGGAATACCGCCCCTCTTATGGTGGTGGCTTTGTGGTTCCTTGGAACCTCACAACGATTGTGCACTGCTTTGCTGGATTCAGTTCTGAGGGCATAATGACCTTAAGCATGAACTTTGAACACGCATTCTAG
- a CDS encoding alanine:cation symporter family protein, whose product MLFVAHLATTVSAQKVSAADTADTANKAAAAPAAEEAAVAPAAEDAAVAPAADDAAVAPAAEDAAAAPAADKVVETPAIAATAAEAKTAEGFGASVDAFFGKLVGWIAAVFFWDCLFWDNSSPTNMSLPVVVAWLVVGALFFTVRMSFVNFRMFRHAIDVVRGKFDNPEDEGEVTHFQALSAALSATVGLGNIAGVAIAVAVGGPGATFWMIVAGLLGMASKFTECTLGQKYREVRPDGQIMGGAMYYLSKGLAEKGQTGLGKVLAVMFAVLCVGASFGGGNAFQVNQSLGVVGETLPILGENRWMYGIIMTIAVGIVIIGGIKSIAKTAEKIVPLMCTIYVLACLYILVTNTGLVPAAFGKIFSSALSFDAGLGGFIGILVVGFKRAAFSNEAGIGSAAIAHSAAKTEYPVREGIVALLEPFIDTVVVCTMTALVIVLTGAYENPAYADMIQGNNGAALTSAAMAEHISWFPKLLTIAVILFAYSTMISWSYYGERCWCWMFGDKASLGYKILFLVFTFLGSIVTATNVLDLSDLMILGMAFPNILGLYFLAGDVKSDLDEYEGKLASGEIKPYEA is encoded by the coding sequence ATGCTTTTCGTGGCTCATCTAGCCACCACAGTTTCCGCACAAAAAGTGAGCGCTGCTGACACCGCAGATACAGCTAACAAAGCTGCTGCTGCACCCGCCGCTGAAGAAGCCGCCGTTGCACCCGCCGCTGAAGATGCCGCCGTTGCACCCGCCGCTGACGATGCTGCCGTTGCACCCGCCGCTGAAGATGCTGCTGCTGCACCTGCCGCTGACAAAGTCGTTGAAACACCTGCCATCGCTGCCACTGCCGCAGAAGCAAAAACGGCAGAAGGTTTTGGAGCTTCCGTAGACGCCTTTTTTGGCAAGCTGGTCGGCTGGATTGCAGCAGTCTTTTTTTGGGACTGTCTCTTTTGGGATAACAGCTCACCCACCAACATGTCTCTGCCTGTTGTTGTCGCGTGGCTCGTAGTCGGCGCACTCTTTTTCACCGTTCGAATGAGCTTTGTAAACTTTCGGATGTTTCGACACGCCATCGACGTCGTTCGGGGCAAGTTTGACAACCCTGAAGATGAAGGGGAAGTCACACACTTCCAAGCCTTAAGTGCTGCACTTAGCGCCACCGTCGGACTTGGTAATATAGCAGGTGTGGCTATTGCTGTTGCAGTAGGCGGACCCGGCGCCACATTTTGGATGATTGTCGCCGGCCTCTTGGGCATGGCCTCTAAGTTTACCGAATGTACATTAGGTCAGAAGTACCGTGAAGTTCGTCCCGACGGACAAATCATGGGCGGTGCGATGTATTACCTATCCAAGGGCTTGGCCGAAAAAGGTCAAACCGGCTTAGGCAAAGTGCTCGCTGTTATGTTTGCAGTTCTTTGTGTCGGCGCCTCTTTTGGCGGCGGTAACGCATTTCAAGTGAATCAAAGCCTTGGTGTTGTGGGTGAGACACTCCCAATACTCGGTGAGAATCGCTGGATGTACGGAATCATTATGACCATTGCGGTTGGTATCGTCATTATTGGCGGCATCAAAAGCATCGCGAAAACAGCGGAAAAAATCGTTCCACTCATGTGTACGATTTACGTTCTTGCCTGCCTCTATATCCTCGTAACCAATACAGGTCTCGTTCCTGCTGCCTTCGGTAAAATCTTCTCAAGTGCGCTCTCTTTTGATGCTGGACTTGGTGGGTTCATCGGTATCCTCGTCGTTGGGTTCAAGCGCGCTGCTTTCTCAAACGAAGCGGGTATCGGTTCAGCCGCTATTGCGCACTCAGCTGCCAAAACAGAATATCCAGTTCGTGAAGGCATCGTCGCTTTGCTTGAACCCTTCATTGATACGGTTGTGGTTTGCACCATGACGGCTCTGGTTATCGTGTTGACCGGTGCTTATGAAAACCCTGCCTACGCAGATATGATTCAGGGCAACAATGGAGCAGCTCTTACATCAGCGGCCATGGCAGAACACATCTCATGGTTTCCAAAGCTTCTAACCATTGCTGTGATACTATTTGCATACTCAACCATGATTTCATGGTCGTACTATGGTGAGCGTTGCTGGTGCTGGATGTTCGGCGATAAAGCATCACTCGGTTACAAGATTCTATTTCTTGTATTCACATTCCTTGGTTCTATCGTTACGGCAACCAACGTACTCGATCTCAGCGATTTAATGATTCTAGGAATGGCATTCCCGAACATTCTCGGCCTCTACTTCTTGGCCGGTGATGTGAAGAGTGATCTAGATGAGTACGAAGGTAAGTTGGCCAGCGGTGAAATCAAGCCGTACGAAGCTTAA